GGGTATTCCGGTGCTCGATCACCTCGTGATCGGCGAGAACGGGCGCTATGTGAGCTTCGCCGAAACCGGACAGCTATAACAAGGAGGGCATCATGGTGACGATTTCCATTCAGTGGCAGCGTCTTGATACCCGTCGATTCACAGGCGGGCAGATCAAGCGGTTTCGATATGACTCACCGGTAGCGGCTGCGGCAGCCATTCAGCGCTTCACCTCAGTGAGCTGGTGCCGACTCCTCAGCATGCGGGAAGTGAAAGGAGCGAGATATGAGACGCGGTGACGGACTCATCCTCAAAGGGAAAAGCTGGTATTTGGAAGCTCGCATCGGCGGGAAGCGCTATCAAAAACGGCTGGGCAAGGGCATCACCAGAAAAATCGCTTTGGAATTGGCGCAAGTCGTGCGCGGCCAGATTCTCAAAGGCGAACTCGGGATCGGCGGAAAGAAGAAAAAGGACCTGAGCTTCAGCGAGGCCCGGAAGCGATTCGAGGACTGGATGCACAGCGACAAGAAGCCGAACACCATCCGCAGCTATGCCGCCTGCCTCCGTGCGCTGGAGAAAACCTTCGGCGGCCAGCGGTTGGGCCAGATCAGCACATGGCAGGTCGAAGCCTATCGGCAGAAACGGTCGAAGGGCGCGGCCCTGACGGAGCGACCCGACGATCTGAGCGACATCGAATGGAATCGGCGCTGCCAGCTCGCGCAGCGCGGCGCACCAATTCGAGTCAATCGAGAGTTGGCGGTCCTCAAAATGTTATTCAATCGATGCCGGGATTGGAACTTGTACGAGGGAGAAAATCCGGTCAGCAAGGTCAAGTTCCGCAAGGAGCCTCGGCGGCGGCTCCGGTTTCTGGAAGCCGAGGAAACGGACCGGCTGCTCGCCGCATGTGCTGAGCCTTTGAAGACCTTGGTGTTGGTCGGTATCAACTGCGGACTGAGAATTCACGCCGAGGCCTTGACGCTTCGGTGGGAGAATGTCGATTTGAAGCGCGCGACCCTCAGCGTCGAAAGTGCCTATGCGAAAAATCATCGCAGTCGATCCATTCCATTGAACTCCACGGTCAAGGCCGCGCTCGCCAATCTCCAGAAGACCGCTAAGAGCGACCTCGTCTTCGCCCAAGCCGATGGGCTGCCCTTTCGGTCGATCAAGACCGCCTTCGCGACGGCCTGCCGGAAGGCCAAGATCACTGACTGCACGCCGCACACTTTGCGACATACTTTCTGTTCGCGGCTGGTCATGTCGGGGGCAGATTTGCGAACGGTGCAGGAGTTGGGCGGCTGGCAGACCATTGGGATGGTCGAGCGCTATAGCCATCTCAGCCAGGCCCACAAGGCCGAGGCGGTCGAGCGGATTGGGGTAGAATTTCCCTATGGGATGCCATACCCTACGGACGAGGCGCTTGCAGTTGTGTCGTAACCGTGTGATATTACGGGCAAGCCGGCGTAGCTCAGTTGGTAGAGCAGCGGTTTCGTAAACCGCAGGTCGTCCGTTCAATCCGGATCGCCGGCTCCAGTTTTTCAGCAGCTTAGAGAAGCCTCGCCAGATAAAATCTGGACCTGTGCTAAATTTGTGCTAAACGACCGTCCTGCTTCCAACGCGTCCACCCCTTCTCGAAGACTTTCCGGATAGTGATGGGCATAGCGCTGCGTCATGATTGGCGACCTATGACCGAGGAGCCGCTGCACCTTATACAGGTCTATCCCGGCCTGAACCATTCTCGTCACGAACGTATGGCGAAGATCGTGAAAATGAAGGTCTTGGATCTTCGCACTATCGAGCGCGGTGGTCAGAGCTCGCCGGATGTTGCTTCCGTCGAGGGTCGTCTGGGTTTCGCTGTAGAAGACGATATCAATCGTCCTTGGGCGCGCCGCGTATTTGCCTTTCAGGAGATCAAGCACGGTCGTGTTCACCGGGATCGTCCGTCGCTCGCCGTTTTTTGAACGAAAGACGGTGACCGTTCGACGGAACAGATCGACACCGGCCCAAGTAAGGGTCAGAATCTCCCCCATGCGCATGCCGGTATAGATGGCAAAGACCAGGAGCTCCCGCAACCATGGAGCCGCAACAGGGAGAAGTCGCTGTTCTTCCTCCACGGTCAACCAGCGAACCCGCGTATTGTTTTCCTTCTCCATGGAGACACGGCAGACCGGGTTATCGGTACACCATTCCCACTCTCGACGAGCAAGATTGAACGCTTTCTTCAAGGTCGCGAGCTCCCGGTTAATCGTGGCCGGTTTCACCCCATCGGCATAGCGTTGGTTCTTGTAGGCGACAATCAGCTTCGGCGTGATGTGATCCAGCGTAGGATTCCCGAAGAACGCCTTCAGGTTTTTGATGCTGGTGAGCTCTCGCCGATGATTAGCCCGCCTCGCCGCATGCTCACTTTCGTACCGATCCATCAGTTCCTTCAAAGTCCGATGTTGCGCTTCCGGTTTCTCGAAGAATCGGCCTTCGATAATCTGGACCTTCACCTTACCTAAGATCGCCTCAGCCAGCCGTTTATCAGCAGTCCCCGTCGACCGTCTGACCTGCTGGCCTTGATACGTAAACGACATCCACCACGTATTCCATCTCTTCACGAGTCCCATTCGTTCACTCCTTTCCAGTGGGACTCGGTGTTATGGTTTCCCCGTGGCCGGGAGTATAGACGTCGCGCTTCGCTCTCGCAATCACTCTGTCCAGGTCGGAGTGGTCCACCCTCCGGGTGCCTATCTGGGGAGGTACGGACGTTTGCGTAGAAAAAGAGGACAGCCAGCGATCGATGTCCTGTTGATCAAACCGTACTAGTCCATGAATCTTCCGGCAGGGAATCTTGCCGTGCGCGGCCCAGAGATAGAGCGTGGACGGTTTGATGTTGAGCCGTGCTGAGAGGTCTTTTACCGTTAAGAGCATCGGTTACGATAGGAAGGGGGAGTCTGACGACGCCCCCTCACCTCCCCCCTGACATGGTGTGTCCGCGTGATCGCCGGCGTCGGATTCGGACCGCACTCCCAGTGGGTGCGAGCCGGCACCGCAGAGCAGCGGCCAGGCCTTCCGGGTGCCACTTCAGGCCTGTCCCCCGCGAAGGTGCCATCCCGCCTGCTTCTTCGACGCCCCACCCCTGTGCTGTGAAGGGTGGGGCTAGACATCGTGATAAAGAAAGAGGCGGACATGGCTATTCCCGGTTCCCAGGGCATGCTGCATGGGCCACGGCAGCCGACGCCGAGGCATGAATACGCCGTGCCGCGATACCAGGTCACGCTCGTCCGCGACAACCGGGCCGTCCCGCCTTCGTTGCCGTTGACCACTTCGGTCGCTGCTGCGGTCATCCTCAGACCGCTCTTTGCAGGACTGGACCGCGAACAATTCCTGGTCTGCGGGCTGGATGCCAAGCATGCCATCATCGGCGTCAATCTCGTCTCGATCGGCTCCCTGACCTTGGCCATCGTGCATCCGCGGGAAGTATTCAAACCGCTGATCCTGATGAATGCTGCGGCCTGGATCTGTGCGCACAATCACCCCTCCGGCGATCCCACCCCCAGCCCAGAGGATCGTGTGCTTACCAGCCGACTCCGGCAGGGTGCCGACCTGCTCGGCATCACGCTCTTGGATCATCTCATCCTCGCTGACGAGCGCTGCTACAGCTTCGCCGATCAGGGCTGGCCCGGCGTGTGAGGGCTGAGGCCCGCATGAGCCGGAGGCCCACGATCACGACGGACGCGGTCAACGCGCCACGCCCCGCGACTCGGAATCGTCCCTGCCCCGGACTCTTGCGGGGGGCAGGAAACGTGTCTCGTTATCGAACCAACGCCTTCAGTTGATCTTTGTCCAATTTACTCCCGAATTCCCGTTCTACCCGTTCGGCCATCTCTTGCCACGTTCGCCCCGCGGCTTTCATCGCTCTCAGGACCGCCAATGCCTTTGCCAAGGAGCGATCCTCATGGGCATCGGGCTCCCGGGTCCCGAGGCCTAAGGCTTTTCCCAGTTCCGCCCGCAAGGAGTCTTTCAGGTCCTCTCGCTTCAGGGGAGTCCTGTCGACAGGCCTCGACTCTTTGACTCGGCGAGGACGATCCCAATAGGGGGTCTTGCATTTGGGGCAGCGCAAGGGCTTCGACGGACGACGAGGCCACCAGGTGTTCCCACACCGGAGACAGGTGTGCTGATGCAGGACCGCCTGTTCCCCACGTCCTTGTACGAGTACTCGCTTGATAACAGGGGCGACCCGTAAGTTGTTGGAAAGAGGCATCATCCGTCCCTAGAAATAGCACCCCCGTTTTACCAGCCGGGGGCTTTTTGCGGGGCGCGCCGCCGGCCTTGGCCGGCGATCGCGCCCTGCACTCTCGCTTTTGCCATTGAGACGCAGCACGCGGCTTCGTCCGTTGCGTTCCATCGCCCATCGGACTTTCGCGAGATCGAACCGCGCCATGCGACACATCCATTGAACGGGGATCTCCTCCTTGCGGTAGCCCCGTTGAATCGACTTCACGCCCATACGAAGTTCCGCCGCCAATTCCTTCACCGTGAGCAACTCCTGCTTCTTGCCCAGTCCTTTCTTCCGGTGCAGCTCAGCACGGCGCTGACCATACCGGTGTGAGTGAGTGTAGGGAAGTACCCTGCTTGGGCCTGCTTGGGACAGTTAGGGACGATAGTCAGAAGCAAGCCGAATGGAATGTAACTTCGGGGGTACACAGATAGAAATTATTACTGTTATGTAAGAAGGGCGAGCAGGGATCTGGCTAGCTAACGAGCATGCAAAATGGATAAATTGCGTGAAACAAGCGTGCTCTACGTGTCAATCCCGACAGGATTGAACGTAGGTGACGGGGATGACTGGTTGATTTCCAGAGCCACTCCCTCCCAAGTTGGCGTGCTTTCTCAGAGGGAAAGGGGTATTCTTCCGCGCAATGGTCCATGAGAACATTACCTATGCGATTTCAAATCCTTGGGCATGACCACCACCCCCAGAACGATACCGACACCTACAACCACGATCATACCCATGGCACCCTCGATCCAATCCTACTGACGACAGAGAAAGGGATTTGGGCGGTTAAATGGTCGATGGTCGGATTACTCCTGACTGCCCTCCTGCAAGCGGCGGTTGTCGTGTTCACCTCCAGCGTAGCTCTCCTCGCCGATACGATCCATAACTTTGGCGACGCGGCGACGGCGGTCCCCCTGTGGATTGCATTCTTGATGGCCCAAAGGAAGCCGAACAAGAAATTTAGTTATGGTTATGGACGTATTGAAGATCTCGCTGGAATCGTGATTGTGTTCATCATGTTCGCCAGCGGACTGATGGCCGCCTACGAATCCATAAGCCGACTGTTCCAGCCTCAGGAGATCCACCACCTGAGCGCGGTAGTCATGGCATCTCTGATGGGCTTTACCGGCAATGAACTCGTCGCGAGGTTGCGGATTCGTGTTGGGAAAGAGATTAGCAGTGCGGCACTCGTCGCCGATGGTTTTCACGCTCGCACGGACGCATTGACAAGTCTAGGAGTGCTGCTTGGTGCGGTTGGTGTATGGCTGGGATATCCTCAGGCTGATCCATTCGTCGGGCTTGTCATTACACTCGTGATTTTCAAGATCGTGTGGGAGTCAGGAAAATCTCTGTTTTCGCGCCTGCTCGATGGGGTCGATCCCGAGGTCATCGATGAGGTGACGCATTCAGCGCAACACGTGCCTGATGTCCTAGAAGTCGCGGAAGTGAGAGTCCGATGGGTGGGGCATCGACTGCTGGCCGATGTCAATATCGCCGTGAAATCTGATCTCTCGGTCGAACAAGGCCATGAGATTGCCCATGAAGTGCGGCATCAGCTCTTGCATCATTTGCCGTACCTTGGCAATGCCACGATTCATGTCGATCCTGCCACAGCGTCAGGCGAACAGCATCATCGGATTGGGAATCATGAACATGACGAACTGCCGACCCATTCACACTAACCATGTGCAAACGGGGCAACGCCAGATGACTAACCGTCATATTACGGCATCCCCCCATGTCGCCTGTTTGGGACACTCGAGCCTATGACTTGAGTGAAGCAATTTTTGAATAATGCGGGAATGAATGATTGGACGATTGGCCTTTACGCTGAGAAAGAGGTGGACGATGACACGTCTAGTACGCCTTCTTGGATCCATTCTGTTGGTGGCAAGTTCAAGTGTTCTAACAGCCTCCGTTTA
The nucleotide sequence above comes from Nitrospirota bacterium. Encoded proteins:
- a CDS encoding helix-turn-helix domain-containing protein, whose product is MLLTVKDLSARLNIKPSTLYLWAAHGKIPCRKIHGLVRFDQQDIDRWLSSFSTQTSVPPQIGTRRVDHSDLDRVIARAKRDVYTPGHGETITPSPTGKE
- a CDS encoding site-specific integrase: MRRGDGLILKGKSWYLEARIGGKRYQKRLGKGITRKIALELAQVVRGQILKGELGIGGKKKKDLSFSEARKRFEDWMHSDKKPNTIRSYAACLRALEKTFGGQRLGQISTWQVEAYRQKRSKGAALTERPDDLSDIEWNRRCQLAQRGAPIRVNRELAVLKMLFNRCRDWNLYEGENPVSKVKFRKEPRRRLRFLEAEETDRLLAACAEPLKTLVLVGINCGLRIHAEALTLRWENVDLKRATLSVESAYAKNHRSRSIPLNSTVKAALANLQKTAKSDLVFAQADGLPFRSIKTAFATACRKAKITDCTPHTLRHTFCSRLVMSGADLRTVQELGGWQTIGMVERYSHLSQAHKAEAVERIGVEFPYGMPYPTDEALAVVS
- a CDS encoding cation transporter gives rise to the protein MRFQILGHDHHPQNDTDTYNHDHTHGTLDPILLTTEKGIWAVKWSMVGLLLTALLQAAVVVFTSSVALLADTIHNFGDAATAVPLWIAFLMAQRKPNKKFSYGYGRIEDLAGIVIVFIMFASGLMAAYESISRLFQPQEIHHLSAVVMASLMGFTGNELVARLRIRVGKEISSAALVADGFHARTDALTSLGVLLGAVGVWLGYPQADPFVGLVITLVIFKIVWESGKSLFSRLLDGVDPEVIDEVTHSAQHVPDVLEVAEVRVRWVGHRLLADVNIAVKSDLSVEQGHEIAHEVRHQLLHHLPYLGNATIHVDPATASGEQHHRIGNHEHDELPTHSH
- a CDS encoding JAB domain-containing protein, whose product is MAIPGSQGMLHGPRQPTPRHEYAVPRYQVTLVRDNRAVPPSLPLTTSVAAAVILRPLFAGLDREQFLVCGLDAKHAIIGVNLVSIGSLTLAIVHPREVFKPLILMNAAAWICAHNHPSGDPTPSPEDRVLTSRLRQGADLLGITLLDHLILADERCYSFADQGWPGV
- a CDS encoding tyrosine-type recombinase/integrase, producing MGLVKRWNTWWMSFTYQGQQVRRSTGTADKRLAEAILGKVKVQIIEGRFFEKPEAQHRTLKELMDRYESEHAARRANHRRELTSIKNLKAFFGNPTLDHITPKLIVAYKNQRYADGVKPATINRELATLKKAFNLARREWEWCTDNPVCRVSMEKENNTRVRWLTVEEEQRLLPVAAPWLRELLVFAIYTGMRMGEILTLTWAGVDLFRRTVTVFRSKNGERRTIPVNTTVLDLLKGKYAARPRTIDIVFYSETQTTLDGSNIRRALTTALDSAKIQDLHFHDLRHTFVTRMVQAGIDLYKVQRLLGHRSPIMTQRYAHHYPESLREGVDALEAGRSFSTNLAQVQILSGEASLSC